From the Butyrivibrio fibrisolvens genome, one window contains:
- a CDS encoding 2-hydroxyacyl-CoA dehydratase, with protein sequence MISKDYTLGIDVGSTTVKVALLDPEHELIFADYKRHYANIRETLAELVKEAQAKVGNVTIHPVITGSGGLNLAKHLEVPFVQEVVAVSTALKEIAPKTDVAIELGGEDAKIIYFEDGNVEQRMNGICAGGTGSFIDQMASLLQTDAAGLNEYAKNYNSLYTIAARCGVFAKTDIQPLINDGATKEDLAASIYQAVVNQTISGLACGKPIRGHVAFLGGPLHFQSELKNAFIRTLKLDDEHTIDVDNSHLFAAMGSAMNAEEAISYDMNEMVSRLSKKIHMEFEVARMEPLFPTQEDYDAFKKRQDQYKVKTSLLDNYRGNAFLGIDAGSTTTKCALVSENGDLLYSFYSSNNGSPLQTAINSLQEIYKLMPEGVRIARSCSTGYGESLMKSAFQLDDGEVETIAHYNAAAFFDPKVDCILDIGGQDMKCIRIKNKAVDSVQLNEACSSGCGSFIETFAKSLNYSVQDFAKEALFAKHPIDLGTRCTVFMNSKVKQAQKEGAGVDDISAGLAYSVIKNALFKVIKVSDAKELGSNIVVQGGTFYNDAVLRAFEKIAGAEVIRPDIAGIMGAFGAALIARNRFMQNPSYETSMLTIDQINSLEYSTSMATCQGCTNHCRLTVNKFTGGRQHISGNRCERGLGKVKNADGVPNLFDWKYKRVFGYKPLPDSEVTRGTVGIPRVLNMYENYPFWHTFFTKLGYKVVLSPRSSHQIYEMGIESIPSESECYPAKISHGHVEWLIHKGVDFIFYPGIFYEREEVKGATNHYNCPIVTSYSENIKNNVEAITSGKARLRNPFMAFTSLDTILHSLYKEFTEIPKKELAEAAKLAWDELSKCREDVKKKGEETLKWMEENHRHGIVLAGRPYHIDPEINHGIPDMICSYGVAVLTEDSISHLGAPERPLIVSDQWMYHSRLYAAAAYVRTRDDLDLIQLNSFGCGLDAVTTDQVADILNGSDKIYTCLKIDEVNNLGAARIRVRSLLAAIRVREEEGKHATVRDCANHRVLFTKEMKDEGYTLLCPQMSPIHFDILESALRACGYNLIVMQNDNMHAIDMGLKYVNNDACYPSLWVVGQIMDELHSGKYDLNKTAVVMSQTGGGCRATNYVGFIRRALKKAGMEQIPVISFNLSKLESNPGFKIDFEMLKRAAYGAVFGDIMMRCIYRMRPYEKVKGSVEKVHQKWLTRCREFVSKKNINVTTDMVKFQKMCRLMVEDFDNIEITDEVKPRVGIVGEILVKFAPAANNHLVDLLEAEGAEAVVPDLLDFMLYCFYNQIYKAEYLGTSKKTAKAMKVAIWALEKLRGGATKALKASKHFEAPTSIYKLVEYAKPIVDIGNQTGEGWFLTGEMIELITEGVGNIVCTQPFGCLPNHVVGKGVIKELRRHYPGSNIVAIDYDPGASEVNQLNRIKLMLSTANRKLADKKTKENNTEHDEKVAI encoded by the coding sequence ATGATTTCAAAAGACTACACACTTGGCATTGACGTTGGATCTACAACTGTAAAGGTTGCACTTCTTGATCCGGAACATGAACTGATTTTTGCTGATTATAAGAGACATTACGCCAATATACGTGAGACTCTTGCCGAGCTCGTCAAAGAGGCTCAGGCCAAAGTTGGCAACGTTACGATCCATCCTGTGATAACAGGTTCAGGCGGTCTTAATCTGGCCAAGCATCTTGAAGTTCCATTTGTCCAGGAAGTTGTTGCTGTATCTACAGCACTTAAAGAAATTGCTCCTAAAACTGATGTTGCTATAGAACTTGGCGGTGAAGATGCCAAGATCATATATTTTGAAGACGGCAATGTTGAACAGCGTATGAACGGTATCTGCGCAGGCGGTACAGGTTCATTTATAGACCAGATGGCATCTCTTCTTCAGACTGATGCGGCCGGTCTTAATGAGTATGCCAAAAATTACAATTCTCTGTATACCATCGCTGCAAGATGTGGTGTATTTGCAAAAACTGATATCCAGCCTCTTATCAATGACGGTGCTACCAAGGAAGACCTTGCTGCATCCATATACCAGGCAGTTGTCAATCAGACTATCTCAGGTCTTGCCTGCGGTAAGCCTATAAGAGGTCATGTTGCATTCCTTGGTGGTCCTCTTCACTTCCAGTCAGAACTAAAAAATGCTTTTATCAGGACTTTAAAGCTTGATGATGAGCATACTATAGATGTAGACAATTCTCACCTTTTTGCTGCTATGGGTAGTGCTATGAATGCCGAGGAAGCTATTTCTTATGATATGAATGAGATGGTTTCCAGACTTTCCAAAAAGATCCATATGGAGTTTGAAGTTGCCAGAATGGAGCCTCTTTTCCCTACTCAGGAAGATTATGATGCATTCAAGAAGCGTCAGGATCAGTACAAGGTCAAGACTTCACTTCTTGACAATTATAGGGGCAATGCATTCCTTGGAATAGATGCAGGATCTACAACTACCAAGTGTGCTCTTGTATCAGAAAACGGTGATCTTCTGTATTCATTCTATTCAAGCAATAACGGTTCTCCTTTGCAGACTGCCATTAACTCTTTGCAGGAGATATATAAGCTGATGCCGGAAGGCGTACGTATAGCCCGCTCCTGTTCTACAGGTTACGGCGAGTCTCTCATGAAGTCAGCATTCCAGCTTGATGATGGTGAAGTTGAGACTATCGCTCATTATAATGCAGCTGCATTCTTCGATCCCAAAGTCGATTGTATCCTTGATATCGGCGGTCAGGATATGAAATGCATCCGTATCAAGAACAAGGCTGTTGATTCAGTTCAGCTCAACGAAGCTTGTTCTTCAGGCTGCGGTTCATTTATCGAGACTTTTGCCAAGTCTCTTAATTACAGTGTTCAGGATTTTGCCAAGGAAGCTCTTTTTGCTAAGCATCCTATCGATCTTGGTACCCGCTGTACTGTATTTATGAACTCTAAAGTTAAGCAAGCCCAGAAGGAGGGTGCCGGTGTAGATGACATCTCTGCAGGTCTTGCATATTCTGTAATCAAGAATGCTCTTTTCAAGGTTATCAAGGTGTCTGATGCCAAGGAACTTGGAAGTAACATCGTAGTTCAGGGTGGAACCTTCTACAACGATGCGGTTCTTCGTGCATTCGAAAAGATAGCCGGAGCAGAGGTTATCCGTCCTGATATCGCAGGTATCATGGGCGCTTTTGGTGCTGCTCTTATCGCAAGAAACAGATTCATGCAGAATCCTTCTTACGAGACATCAATGCTCACAATAGATCAGATTAACAGCCTTGAGTACTCTACATCTATGGCTACCTGCCAGGGATGTACCAATCACTGCCGCCTTACAGTCAACAAGTTCACAGGAGGAAGGCAGCACATCTCAGGCAACCGCTGTGAGAGAGGTCTTGGCAAGGTCAAGAACGCTGATGGAGTTCCTAACCTTTTTGATTGGAAATATAAGAGAGTATTCGGCTACAAGCCACTTCCTGATAGCGAAGTAACAAGAGGTACTGTAGGAATCCCGAGAGTTCTTAACATGTATGAGAACTATCCTTTCTGGCATACCTTCTTTACTAAACTTGGCTACAAGGTAGTATTGTCTCCAAGATCATCACATCAGATCTATGAGATGGGTATAGAATCTATACCTTCAGAATCCGAGTGTTATCCTGCCAAGATCAGCCATGGTCATGTAGAATGGCTGATACACAAGGGAGTTGACTTCATCTTCTATCCGGGAATTTTCTATGAGCGAGAAGAAGTTAAGGGGGCTACCAACCACTACAACTGCCCTATTGTTACATCATATTCTGAGAATATTAAAAATAACGTTGAAGCTATCACATCAGGTAAAGCGCGCCTTCGCAATCCTTTCATGGCCTTTACCTCTCTTGATACTATACTTCATTCTCTTTATAAGGAATTCACAGAGATTCCTAAAAAAGAGCTTGCTGAAGCAGCAAAGCTTGCATGGGATGAGCTTTCAAAGTGCCGTGAAGATGTTAAGAAAAAAGGTGAAGAAACCCTTAAATGGATGGAAGAAAATCATCGCCATGGTATAGTCCTTGCCGGTCGTCCATATCATATAGATCCTGAGATCAACCATGGTATACCTGATATGATCTGTTCTTACGGAGTAGCCGTACTTACAGAAGATTCTATCTCACATCTTGGAGCTCCTGAAAGGCCTCTTATCGTATCAGACCAGTGGATGTATCACTCAAGACTTTATGCAGCAGCAGCTTACGTACGTACACGTGATGATCTCGACCTTATCCAGCTCAACTCATTTGGATGCGGTCTTGATGCTGTTACCACAGATCAGGTTGCAGATATCCTGAACGGATCTGACAAGATCTATACATGTCTTAAGATTGATGAAGTTAACAACCTCGGTGCTGCAAGGATCCGTGTAAGATCACTTCTTGCTGCTATCCGTGTACGTGAAGAAGAAGGCAAGCATGCTACAGTTCGTGACTGTGCTAACCACAGAGTTCTCTTCACCAAAGAGATGAAGGATGAAGGATATACTCTCCTGTGTCCTCAGATGTCACCTATACACTTCGATATATTAGAGAGCGCTCTTCGTGCCTGTGGTTATAACCTTATTGTCATGCAAAATGACAATATGCATGCCATAGATATGGGTCTTAAGTATGTTAATAATGATGCATGCTACCCTTCTCTTTGGGTTGTAGGTCAGATCATGGATGAACTTCATTCCGGCAAATATGATCTTAACAAGACAGCAGTTGTAATGTCTCAGACAGGCGGCGGATGCCGTGCAACCAACTATGTGGGATTCATCAGAAGAGCTCTGAAAAAAGCCGGAATGGAACAGATTCCTGTTATATCCTTCAACCTATCCAAGCTCGAATCCAATCCGGGATTCAAGATAGACTTTGAGATGCTCAAGCGTGCTGCATACGGTGCTGTATTCGGAGATATCATGATGAGATGTATCTACAGAATGCGTCCTTATGAGAAGGTCAAGGGTTCTGTTGAAAAAGTTCATCAAAAGTGGCTTACAAGATGCAGAGAATTTGTATCTAAAAAGAATATAAATGTTACAACTGATATGGTTAAATTCCAGAAGATGTGTCGTCTGATGGTTGAAGATTTTGATAACATCGAGATCACAGATGAAGTTAAGCCAAGGGTTGGTATCGTAGGTGAGATCCTTGTCAAGTTCGCTCCTGCTGCTAACAATCATCTTGTAGATCTTCTCGAAGCAGAAGGCGCAGAAGCTGTAGTTCCGGATCTTCTGGACTTCATGCTCTACTGTTTCTACAACCAGATATACAAGGCTGAATATCTTGGAACCAGTAAAAAGACTGCTAAGGCAATGAAAGTAGCCATCTGGGCTCTTGAAAAGCTTCGAGGCGGAGCAACAAAAGCACTTAAAGCTTCCAAACATTTTGAGGCTCCAACAAGTATCTACAAGCTTGTAGAATATGCTAAGCCTATCGTAGATATCGGTAATCAGACAGGTGAGGGATGGTTCCTTACAGGTGAGATGATCGAGCTTATCACAGAAGGCGTTGGCAATATCGTCTGCACACAGCCATTTGGATGTCTACCAAACCACGTTGTAGGTAAGGGCGTTATTAAAGAGCTTAGAAGACATTATCCGGGATCTAATATAGTTGCAATCGATTATGATCCGGGTGCTTCTGAAGTCAATCAGCTCAACAGGATCAAGCTCATGCTCTCTACTGCTAACAGGAAGCTTGCTGACAAGAAGACTAAGGAAAACAATACTGAACATGATGAGAAAGTCGCGATCTGA